In the genome of Rhodoligotrophos defluvii, one region contains:
- a CDS encoding Hpt domain-containing protein, which produces MPIDFEHLNQYTAGDKSLEAEVLRLFAETAAAAQAVLDTTSSAEEWRRAAHKLKGSALAIGAWQLADLAARAEMSGPAPPEGLQLLEAVRSEVAVVTAAIASAPGCLADR; this is translated from the coding sequence ATGCCGATCGATTTCGAGCACTTGAATCAGTATACCGCCGGGGACAAATCCCTGGAGGCGGAGGTGTTGCGTCTGTTCGCCGAAACCGCGGCGGCGGCGCAGGCTGTGCTCGACACGACGAGCTCCGCGGAGGAATGGCGGCGCGCCGCCCATAAGCTGAAGGGGTCGGCTCTGGCCATCGGGGCCTGGCAGCTGGCCGATCTCGCTGCCCGCGCGGAAATGTCCGGCCCGGCGCCGCCCGAGGGCCTGCAGCTGCTCGAAGCCGTGCGGTCAGAGGTCGCGGTGGTCACGGCCGCCATCGCAAGCGCTCCCGGATGCCTTGCTGATCGCTGA
- the dgcN gene encoding N-acetyltransferase DgcN, producing the protein MEIAKPYLMFLGDVHDQLAAKTAQGVVDWRRDWCIGQMRLPGCKADCGLQDMTIAQAAAAGAKTMVVGVVNAGGVLPDHWVSAIVEALDSGLDVATGLHKRLASVPAIAEAARRHGRKLHDVRFSDHAFATGKGTKRPGLRLLTVGTDCSVGKKYTALALEKEMRARGLDAEFRATGQTGVLISGRGVAIDAVVADFISGAAEWISPAAAPSHWDVIEGQGSLFHPSFAGVTLGLLHGAQPDAFVVCHEPTRKTMRGVEHPLPTIGQVIDRTILEGQLTNPAIRCVGIAVNTQALGDNEAKAYLDSVSRDYSLPATDPIRYGIASIVDNVIAQFPR; encoded by the coding sequence ATGGAAATTGCCAAGCCCTACCTGATGTTTTTGGGCGATGTTCATGACCAGCTGGCGGCCAAGACGGCGCAGGGCGTGGTGGACTGGCGACGTGATTGGTGCATCGGGCAAATGCGGCTGCCCGGATGCAAGGCGGACTGCGGACTGCAGGACATGACCATTGCGCAAGCGGCTGCCGCGGGGGCGAAGACCATGGTCGTCGGCGTGGTCAATGCGGGCGGCGTGCTGCCGGACCACTGGGTCTCGGCCATCGTGGAGGCGCTGGACTCGGGGCTTGATGTGGCAACCGGCCTCCATAAGCGCTTGGCCTCGGTGCCGGCCATCGCCGAGGCTGCGCGGAGGCACGGCCGCAAGCTGCATGATGTGCGGTTCTCCGATCACGCCTTCGCGACCGGCAAGGGCACCAAGCGGCCGGGGCTGCGGCTTCTGACGGTAGGCACCGACTGCTCCGTCGGCAAGAAATACACCGCCCTGGCGCTGGAAAAGGAAATGCGGGCCCGCGGGCTCGACGCAGAGTTCCGCGCCACCGGCCAGACGGGCGTGCTGATCTCCGGGCGCGGCGTTGCGATCGATGCGGTGGTTGCCGACTTCATCTCGGGCGCGGCCGAATGGATCTCGCCCGCGGCCGCACCCAGCCACTGGGATGTGATCGAGGGCCAAGGCTCGCTCTTCCATCCCTCCTTCGCCGGAGTGACGCTCGGCCTGCTGCACGGTGCCCAGCCCGATGCCTTCGTGGTGTGCCACGAGCCGACCCGCAAGACCATGCGCGGGGTCGAGCACCCCTTGCCGACCATCGGCCAGGTGATCGACCGCACCATCCTCGAGGGGCAGCTCACCAATCCGGCAATCCGCTGCGTGGGCATTGCGGTCAACACCCAAGCCCTGGGGGATAACGAGGCCAAGGCCTATCTCGATAGCGTTTCGCGCGACTACAGTCTCCCCGCGACCGACCCGATTCGCTATGGAATTGCCTCGATTGTCGATAATGTCATTGCGCAATTCCCTCGCTAA
- a CDS encoding threonine ammonia-lyase: MSIEEVQLPRYEDVAAAARRLRGRAVRTPLLGTPSLDDKLGFRLRIKAETLQRTGSFKFRGAFNRISQIDRAQNPGGVVAYSSGNHGQGVAAAAALCGLPAVVVMPADSPQIKLRNTAGYGAEVVTFDRAKEDREVIAARIAHDRKAVIVPPYDDPAIIAGQGTAGLEVAEQAKAAELAIDHLVAPVSGGGLIAGIALAMEQLSRGTKLWTAEPAQFDDHARSLAAGRREQNAALSGSICDALMARSPGVLTFAINQPRLAGGLVVSDDEVRDAMAVAFDVLKLVIEPGGAVALAAVLTGKLDIAAGETVVVVASGGNVDRRSFAEALAAGGSL, encoded by the coding sequence ATGAGTATCGAAGAGGTTCAGCTGCCGAGATATGAGGACGTTGCGGCGGCAGCACGGCGCCTGCGCGGGCGTGCGGTGCGAACGCCGCTCCTGGGCACGCCCAGCCTCGACGACAAGCTCGGCTTCAGGCTGCGCATCAAGGCCGAGACTCTGCAGCGTACCGGCTCGTTCAAGTTCCGCGGCGCCTTCAACCGCATTTCACAGATCGACCGCGCGCAGAACCCCGGCGGGGTTGTCGCCTATTCCTCGGGCAATCACGGCCAGGGCGTGGCCGCCGCAGCCGCCCTCTGCGGCCTTCCGGCTGTCGTGGTGATGCCGGCTGATTCCCCGCAAATAAAATTGCGCAACACTGCCGGCTACGGCGCGGAGGTCGTGACGTTCGACCGGGCGAAAGAAGATCGCGAGGTGATCGCCGCCCGAATAGCGCACGACCGCAAGGCGGTGATCGTGCCGCCCTATGACGACCCAGCCATCATCGCGGGCCAGGGCACCGCGGGCCTGGAGGTCGCGGAACAGGCCAAGGCGGCGGAGTTGGCGATCGATCATCTCGTGGCGCCGGTCAGCGGCGGCGGCCTGATCGCCGGCATCGCGCTCGCCATGGAGCAGCTGTCGCGCGGCACCAAGCTGTGGACGGCCGAGCCGGCTCAATTCGACGACCATGCCCGCTCACTGGCCGCGGGCCGCCGGGAACAGAACGCGGCGCTGAGCGGGTCGATCTGCGACGCGCTCATGGCCCGGTCCCCGGGCGTGCTGACCTTCGCCATCAACCAGCCGCGGCTGGCCGGCGGTCTGGTGGTCTCGGACGACGAAGTGCGCGATGCCATGGCGGTCGCCTTCGATGTCCTCAAGCTGGTGATCGAGCCGGGCGGAGCGGTGGCGCTTGCGGCAGTGCTTACGGGCAAGCTCGACATCGCTGCGGGTGAAACCGTGGTTGTTGTGGCCTCGGGCGGCAATGTCGACCGCCGCAGCTTTGCGGAGGCTCTGGCCGCGGGCGGCTCTCTCTAA
- the dgcA gene encoding N-acetyl-D-Glu racemase DgcA, whose product MPTLKIAHESWPIAGSFTISRGSKTSAEVVVVTLEEGGAIGRGECVPYAHYGETVESVTAAIEGLRRDIENGINREALRTSMPAGAARNAIDCALWDLAAKRSGRPAWLMAGLPELKPLVTAYTLSLASAEAMGEQAARYADRPLLKLKLGTGDGDIARLKAVRRAAPDSRLIVDANEGWTPDQLPDLFRACAELGVELIEQPLPALDDSPLAGIERPVAVCADEAVHDLQTLDGLVGKYDAVNIKLDKTGGLTEALLLAQAAADRNMRIMVGCMLATSLAMAPAMIVAQRAAVVDLDGPLLLARDREPGIRFEGSTMFPPPPELWG is encoded by the coding sequence ATGCCCACCCTCAAGATAGCCCATGAGAGCTGGCCGATCGCCGGTTCGTTCACCATCTCGCGCGGCTCGAAGACCTCGGCGGAGGTGGTCGTGGTCACCCTGGAGGAAGGCGGCGCCATTGGCCGGGGCGAATGCGTGCCTTACGCCCATTACGGCGAGACGGTCGAATCCGTCACGGCGGCAATCGAGGGGCTGCGGCGCGATATCGAGAACGGCATTAACCGGGAGGCGCTGCGGACCAGCATGCCGGCGGGCGCGGCGCGCAATGCGATCGACTGCGCTCTGTGGGATCTGGCGGCAAAGCGTTCGGGCCGGCCCGCATGGCTGATGGCCGGACTGCCCGAGCTCAAGCCCCTGGTCACGGCCTACACGCTGAGCCTCGCGAGTGCCGAAGCCATGGGCGAGCAGGCTGCCCGCTATGCGGACCGGCCGCTTCTCAAGCTGAAGCTTGGCACCGGAGATGGTGATATCGCGCGCCTTAAGGCGGTGCGGCGCGCTGCCCCCGACAGTCGCCTCATCGTCGATGCGAATGAGGGCTGGACCCCCGACCAGCTGCCGGACTTGTTCCGGGCTTGTGCGGAATTGGGCGTCGAACTGATCGAGCAGCCGCTGCCGGCTCTCGATGATTCCCCCCTCGCCGGTATCGAGCGGCCGGTTGCGGTCTGCGCGGACGAAGCGGTGCACGACCTGCAGACGCTCGACGGACTGGTCGGGAAATACGACGCAGTGAACATCAAGCTCGACAAGACGGGTGGCCTCACCGAGGCGTTGCTGCTGGCCCAGGCGGCGGCGGACCGGAACATGCGCATCATGGTCGGCTGCATGTTGGCCACCTCCCTTGCCATGGCGCCTGCGATGATCGTGGCCCAGCGCGCCGCGGTGGTGGATCTCGATGGGCCGCTGCTCCTGGCCCGCGACCGCGAACCGGGCATTCGTTTCGAGGGCAGCACGATGTTCCCGCCACCGCCGGAACTCTGGGGTTAA
- a CDS encoding DUF2852 domain-containing protein: MTLTKTTGRRWTPLSVATLVLGFMVWWPIGLAVLAYILWGGQIDDDFRRLRDRLSERNGSNHRFGFSRTWCSGMHMHTSTGNAAFDKYKRETLRRLEEEQRAFSDYVERLRAARDQEEFDRFMAERRQVAPEGPSVS, encoded by the coding sequence ATGACACTCACGAAGACGACCGGCCGCCGGTGGACCCCACTGAGCGTCGCCACGCTGGTCCTCGGTTTCATGGTGTGGTGGCCGATCGGCTTGGCGGTTCTCGCCTATATCCTCTGGGGTGGCCAGATCGATGACGATTTCCGGAGGCTGCGCGACCGTTTGAGCGAGCGCAATGGCTCGAACCACCGCTTCGGCTTCAGCCGGACCTGGTGCTCCGGCATGCACATGCATACCAGCACAGGCAATGCCGCCTTCGACAAGTATAAGCGCGAGACGCTGCGGCGGCTCGAGGAAGAGCAGCGCGCGTTCAGCGACTATGTGGAGCGGCTGCGCGCCGCCCGCGACCAGGAGGAGTTCGATCGGTTCATGGCCGAGCGCCGTCAGGTCGCGCCGGAAGGCCCGAGCGTCTCCTGA
- a CDS encoding 2Fe-2S iron-sulfur cluster-binding protein yields MPKITFIESNGTTHIVDAEPGMTLMETAVRNMVPGIDADCGGACACATCHVYVDPEWFDKLGTRNEMEEDMLDFAFDVRENSRLSCQVKVTDAFDGLVVRIPEKQF; encoded by the coding sequence ATGCCGAAGATTACCTTCATCGAATCCAATGGCACCACCCACATTGTCGATGCCGAGCCCGGTATGACGCTTATGGAAACCGCGGTGCGCAACATGGTGCCCGGCATAGACGCGGACTGCGGCGGAGCCTGCGCCTGCGCCACGTGCCATGTCTATGTGGATCCCGAGTGGTTCGACAAGCTCGGCACGCGCAATGAGATGGAGGAGGACATGCTCGACTTCGCCTTTGATGTGCGCGAGAACAGCCGGCTGTCCTGCCAGGTGAAGGTCACCGACGCGTTCGACGGGCTTGTGGTCCGCATTCCGGAAAAGCAATTCTAA